DNA from Leptolyngbya iicbica LK:
GGAAAGTAGTCTTGCTGAGCGAACTGTCGCAGCACTTGCAGCGCCATCTGAAAGCAGCCCTCGGCCAACAGCGGCTGTCGTAACTCGCTGAGTCGCCGCGAGAGCTGGCTCCACACCACAGCAAAGGTGAGGAACGTGGCAATGGACAAGCGCTTGCCTGCCTTGGGGTCGTAGGGTTGCTGGTCAAACCAGGTGACGAGGGAGAGTTGCAGCCGTTGAAGCGCGATCGCCATTTCCACCCAGGTTCGGACCTCGAGGGGAATGGGCAGCCCCTGATCCGTCACCGCCTGATTTTCTGCCAGGTCAGTCAAAATGCGCTGAATGCTGGTGGTTTCGACTTGCTTTGCCCAGTATGGCCAGGGACCTTGAGGGGTGTCGCTGCCGAAACCGATCGCCCGCTGACTCTGGTCATAAATCCAGCTAATGGTGTGCCCTTCGAGCTGTTGCCAGGTGTTGAGTCCCTGCAAGAGTCCGGTGGAGAGTTCTTGCAGCGTCGGTTCGGCAGTGGCTTCCGTCTCTAGCTGACGCAGCTGTTGGGCCAGGGTTTTGATTTCGTCGCGGGTGAGGTGATGGGGCTGATTGGGATCGATCGCTTGCAGTAGCGCATTGAGTCGGTCTTGGTCAGTGGTGCGGATTAAGGTGGCGATCGCCCCCGACAACACCGCTGTACTTTGATTTTCTTTTTGCCAGTGTGCAAACTCACTTTGCAAAGTCGTGAGGGCGCGCTGGCGGCGGGTGGCTTTTGCCTGCTTCATTTCGTCGGTTTCGCGCTCTAAAACCGCTTGCACAGCAGTTACTTCCGCCGTCAAGACTTGCTCAAAGACCTCACCCTCCCCCGGCTCAATGTCCGCTTGCAGCAGTTTTAAGACCTGCGCCTTAGAGCGAATCTGCCCTTTCATCGTCATCTTGACAATGCGTTCCAGCAATTCCCGAGCACGTGACTCTGGACTGGGGGAGGAATTGGAATCAGCCATTACGAAGCCTCACAGAAGAGCAGCAATCAAGTGCCAAATCACCAGCAGCGGCACCTGCCAATCATGTTCTGACAATTATCGGTATGGGGTTATTGTAATGACCTCTCCCGTCTGAGCACCGGTTACTCGGGAGGCGTTGGTTTAATTCATCCCCACAGAGGAGCAACCTCGCCGGGTTTAACATTCTCTAGGCGGCTTCAGAGCCCAGAACCGTTGGGTCAAGCTTGGGCATCGGAGTGGGAAACGCCTCCCAATAGCGCACGATCGCATACGCCAGGGTGGTGACGCCGATCGCGATCGCCGTCTCGTTAGCCTCAAATTTGGGGTGATGCAGGGGATGGTTGGGCGTGTTGGGGGTGCCAATGCCCAGGCGGAACATCGTGCCTGGCGCATGTTCTAGATAGACCGAAAAGTCTTCGGCCCCAAGGGAAGGTTCACTAATGATCTGCACATGGTCGTCACCACAGACGCCCCGAGCACACTGCTCCACCAGTTGCGTCAACGCCGGATCATTCATCACCGAGGGCACGCCAGGACGATAGCTGACTTCGTATTTGGCCCGAAAGGGCTGACACACGCCCGCGACGATATCGTCAATCCAGCCGGGCAACTCGCGGCGAGTATCAGGATGCAGCGATCGCACCGTGCCCGTGAGTCGCACATGATCGGCAATCACATTGGGCGCGCGTCCCCCTTGAATTTGACCAATGGTCAACACCACTGGCCGCAGGGGATTGTGGGTGCGGCTGATGGCCTGTTGCAGCGTCGTGATTACTTGAGCAGCAATCCAAATGGCGTCGATCGCTTCGTGGGGGCGGGCCCCATGCCCTGACTCGCCCACAATGTTGATTTCCAAGTCATCGGCTGCTGCCGTCAGGGCCCCGTAGCGAATGCCGATGTCGCCCCCCATCACTGAGGGATAGACGTGCACGCCAAAAATTGCCGACACCCCCGCCATGACGTCATCCCCTACCATCCACCGTGCCCCTTGGGCCGTTTCTTCTGCTGGTTGAAAGATGAAGCGCAGCGGCCCTGGCAGCGACACGCCCAGTTCCGTGAGCACCATCGCCACCCCTAGCCCGACCGTGGTGTGAATGTCGTGGCCGCAAGCGTGCATGACCCCCGGTTTTTGGGAGGCAAAGTCCACGGGGGTCTTTTCTAAAATGGGCAGGGCATCCATGTCGGTGCGCAGGGCTAAAAAATCGGCCCGTTCTCCAGTACCGGGCAGCTCGGCCATGACGCCGGTTTTGCCGATCAATTCTTGCGCTTTCAACCCGCAGGAAGACAACACCCCAGCCACATAAGCGGCCGTTTGATATTCTTGACCGCTCAGTTCAGGATGGCTGTGGAGGTGACGGCGGATTTCAATCAAACGGGGGGAAAGACGGTCGGCGATCGCGCGAATTCGGTCCAGCATGAAAAGCTCACAGTAGCGTACTCACATCTTAAAGTGACTAGCCGTGGTCAAGGCATTGGGGGCACAAATCCCAGCGATGCCAAGACGCCACGTAACTAAGGAGCAGGCGGGAAATGTCACAATAAAAACGTGACCGCGCCTAGAGGGACGATCACGTTTCCAGTGCTTGTGCAGCCAGGCGAACCTCGAAGCGACCAAAGGAGTTCTACTGACCAATTGTCACAACAGCGTTGCGCCGCTTACAGGTCGCCGCCCCGTGCTGCTAGCAGGAAGACAATTACCGGCCCAGCAATCACAATCATGGCTAGCATGGTGAGCTGTGCAATCAGCTCAAAGTTAATGCCACCGAACAAATTTGTAATGAACTCCATGGATCCTCCCAGACAACAAATTGGCCCTTGCATTGGCCTGACTGCGCTATTTTATCCGTTGTTGGGAACAGACATTTAACTAACTTTACAAAATTCTAAGGGAAGGAACCTTTGCACCGATGGCACATTGGCAATGCATTCAAGGCTGTGGCGCTTGTTGTCAGTTGAACCCCAGCGATCGCCCCGACCTCGCCGACTATCTCACGCCGGATGAACTGGCCCATTACCTCAGTCTCGTGGGGGAAGACGGCTGGTGCATCAATTACGACCACGAGCAGCGGCGCTGCAAGATTTATGAGACGCGCCCCGACTTTTGTCGCGTGCAGCCCGACACCTTTAGCCGCATGTTTGGCATCGACCCCGCCGAGCTGGATGAGTTTGCTATCGACTGCTGTGAGCAACAAATTGCCGGCGTCTACGGCAACCAAAGTGCCGAACTGGATCGCTTTATCGCCACCGTAGACCCCGACCCTGAGACGTGAATCACGGCCTCGAAGTGAAGAATACTGAGCAAATTCGTTCACGCGGCAAAAAAATTGCTCTAATACGAGTAGTTCTAGTTCACGACTTTTAAATAGTCGTTATTACAGTTTGAAATAGCGACCGTTACCTGGCCCACCACTATTATTTCTTCTCCATTTTCAATGACTTATTGCTTAGGCATTCACGTTCGGCGAGGGGTATTGCTCGCTGCCGATTCACGGACCAATGCCGGTGTCGATTACATTTCTTCCTATCGCAAACTGTTTGACTTTTCAGTGCCGGGCGATCGCGCTCTCATGCTTTGCACCTCGGGCAATCTGTCCATCACGCAGGCAGTCATGCACACGCTCGATCGCGACCTGATCACCAATTCTGAGGTGAATCTGCACGCCCTGCCGACGATGTATGACATTGCCCGCTACATCGGCACCTGCATCCGCAACCTGCAAGAAATCGATCGCCCCTGGTTGCAAAAAGACAAAATCGACTTTCAATGCAGCTTCCTCCTGGGGGGACAAATCAAAGGCGAAGCCCCCCAGCTTTACCTGATTTACAGCCAGGGCAACTGCATTCGCAGCACCCCGGAAACCCCGTTTCTGCAAATTGGCGAGACCAAATACGGCAAGCCGATTCTCGATCGCACCCTCACCTACGAGTCGAGCATCGAAGATGTCGCTAAATACGCCCTGCTCTCCATCGACTCTACGATGCGGTCAAATCTGTCCGTGGGGCCACCGATCAACATGATCATGTACCACACCGATAGCTTCCAGATTGGGCACAAGGCGCGCTTTTTTGCGGGCGATCCCTACCTGCTAAAGATGCGCAAACATTGGGAGGTCGCCCTGCGCGAGGCCGCCGCCAGTATGCCCGAGATTGAATGGAACTCCCCCGTGGTGCCGACGGGTCCCGAGCTGGGCGATATTTCTGAGCAGTAAATGCGATCGCGCTGGTTTAAGGGGCCGGGTCTCTCCTCAGAGACCCGGCCCCTTTGAGCATCTGCTGTTGCAAAGTGTGTCAAACATGCTTGTGTTGGCATTAAGCTTTGCTCGTCCGTATCTACTGTTACGGTACATAGATCAGGTAACCCAGTATGAGTGTTTCGACTGCCTTGGAGGGAATGCATGACCAGCTTGGAGACTTATGATCCTGGCGACTTTTACGATGAGCTGTTTGCGTCACCCGGTACGCCTCGTCCGGCTGCCGCCGAACTGGTCAGGCGCATCCAGTCGTTGCCGTTCGCCGAGTTGCAGCGGCGGCAAGAGGCTGCCCAAAAGATGCTCTTCAAGCTCGGCGTCACCTTCAACGTTTACAGCGACAACCAAGGCACCGAGCGCATTTTCCCCTTCGATGTAATTCCCCGGTTCGTGCCTTACAGCGAGTGGGAATGGCTGGAAAAAGGGCTCAAACAGCGGATTCACGCGCTGAATTGCTTTATCCACGACATCTATAACGATCAAAAGATCATCAACGATGGCGTGATCGCGCGAGAAGCGATCGAAACCGCGCCGGGCTTTCTGAAAGCGTGTATGGGATTGCAGCCCCCCGAGGGCATCTGGTGTCACATCACGGGCACCGACTTGGTGAAAGATCGCGATGGCAGTTGGTACGTCCTAGAAGACAATCTGCGCTGCCCGTCCGGCGTTTCCTACGTGTTGGAAAATCGCCGCATCATGAAAAGCTCGTTTCCCACCTTTTTTGATGCCCTCGATATTCAACCCGTGGATGATTACGCCAGTCAATTGCTGGAAGCCTTGCTCAACCTCGCGCCGTCAAATGTCTCCGATCCCTGTGTGGTGTTGCTGACCCCCGGCATCTACAACTCCGCCTATTTTGAGCATTCCTTTCTCGCCCAGCAAATGGGCATCGAGCTGGTGGAAGGTCGCGATTTAGTCGTGGCCGATGGCTATTTGCAAATGCGCACCACTAAAGGACTCCGCCGGGTGGATGTGATTTATCGACGCATTGACGACGATTTTCTTGATCCGCAAGCGTTTCGCCCCGATTCGATGTTGGGGGTGTCGGGCTTGATGGAGGTCTATCGGCAAGGGCGGGTGGCGATCGCCAACGCCCCCGGCACCGGCGTGGCGGACGACAAGATGATTTACGCCTACGTGCCGCAAATGATTCGCTATTACCTGGATGAAGACCAAATTTTGCACAACGTGCCGACCTACCTGTGCGAAGACCCCAAACAGCGCGAACATGTGCTCACCCATTTAGATGAACTGGTGGTGAAGGCGACGAATGCGTCCGGCGGCTACGGCATGTTGATGGGGCCTCACGCTACGGATGAAGAACGGGCCGCGTTTGCTGAAAAAATCAAAGCCGATCCCCGCAATTACATCGCTCAGCCGACTCTGAGCCTGTCTCGCGTGCCGACGCTGATTGATGGTCAGTTTGAGGGCTGCCACGTCGATCTACGACCGTTCATTTTGTATGGCAAAGATATCTATGTGAATCCGGGCGGGCTGACGCGGGTGGCCTTGCGGCGGGGCTCGCTGGTGGTGAATTCGTCCCAAGGGGGCGGCAGCAAAGATACCTGGGTGGTCAAGGAGGGCACATGCTAAGCCGAGTTGCAGATTCTATTTACTGGCTCAATCGTTATGTCGAGCGGGCGGAAAACGTCGCTCGCTTCGTTGAGGTCAATCTCAACCTGCTGCTGGATACGTCGGTTGCGGGCGTGTCTCAGCAGTGGCAGCCACTGGTCACGACGACGGGCGATCGCGACCTCTTTGAAGAACGCTATGGCGACGCCAGTGCCGAAAACGTCTTGAAGTTTTTGACCTTTGACAGCACCTATCCCAACTCGATCTTGTCTTGTGTGCAGTCCGCCCGTGAGAATGCCCGCGCAGTGCGCGAAATCATTTCTTCCGAAATGTGGGAACAGGTCAACGCTTTCTATTTGTGGATGAAGGAAGCGGCGGAGACCGATTACTCGCTGGAGCAGCTTTACAGCTTTTATCCCGAAGTGAAGATGTCGAGTCATCTCTTTGCTGGGGTGATGGAGGCGACTATGGCCCATAACGAAGGGTGGAATTTTGGCCGATTGGGACGGCTGCTGGAACGGGCCGACAAGACGGCGCGGATTTTGGATGTGAAGTATTACATCCTGCTGCCCTCGGTAAAACATGTGGGCACCCCGCTGGATGAGTTGCAATGGATTGCCCTGCTGAAATCGGCCAGTGCTTATGAGATGTATCGCAAGCGGCAGCGGCGAGTATCCCCTGAGGGCATTACCAAGTTTTTGACGCTCAATGCGGAGTTTCCTCGCTCGATTCTCTTTTGTCTGTTGCAGGCGGAGCGATCACTGCACCAAATCACGGGCACAACGATGGGCAGTTGGTGCAACAGCAGCGAGCGCACCCTGGGCCGACTCCGGTCAGAACTGGAGTACATGACGTTAGAAGAGGTGTTTGACATCGGGCTACACGAGTTTCTTGATAAGCTGCAAACGCGGCTCAATACCGTGGGTGAGCATATCTACGAAGATTTCATGGCGGTGCCGCTGGCCTCTTAGTTGAGCATTTTTGTGCGCTATCACATTTCTCACACGACTCACTATCTCTATCCCGAGCCGGTCAAGCTGGGGGCTCATACTGTGAGGTTGCGGCCCCGCAGTGATGGTAGTCAACACTTGCAGCAGTTTGCGATCGCCCTTTCTCCTGAACCCAGCAAGCGATCAGAACTGCTCGATATCGCCGGCAATACTTGCTTGCGCCTGTGGTTTGACAGCGAGGAAATTAAAGAATTGCGCATCTACACCCAAGCGGAGGTGGAGACGGTGCGCGATAACCCCTTTGACTATCTCAGTGAACCGTGGGCCATCAACGCTCCGTTTGACTATCCGCAGGCGATCGCCGCCCACCTAACCCCCTACTTACGCCCTGCGCTATCCGCCACCTTCAGTCCAGGGGTGGTGGACCTAGCCCAGTTGCTGCTGCATGAGGTGCGGGGCAATGTGGGATTGTTTCTGTCGCGGCTGACTCAGACCATTTACGAAGAGTTTCAATACTTCCATCGACCAGAGGGCGAGCCGCTGCCGGGTGGCATTACCCTGCAACAAAAGTCCGGTTCCTGTCGCGACTTTGCCGTGTTGTTTATGGAAGCTTGTCAGGCCGTGGGCCTGGCGGCCCGATTTGTCAGCGGCTACCAAGAAGGCGACGAAGAACAGCAAAGTCGAGAACTCCACGCTTGGCCTGAGATTTACATTCCCGGTGGGGGGTGGCGGGGCTTTGATCCGACCCACGGTTTGGCGGTGAGCGATCGCCACATCGCCCTCGCCGCTGCGGCCCATCCCCAAAATGCGGCTCCCGTCGCGGGCATCCTGCAACCCGGCTATTTTGGGCAATCAACCCTCAAATATCAGATTCAGATGCAACGATCGTTCCGCTGAGGTGCCCCAGCGGCTGGACTGATCAATATGCCCCCATGAGAGTCGGAGCCTACGACTGGCCCAACTCCAGAATCGCGTGATTATCGATCGGTTGATAATTTCCAGCCTCATCGATCGCACCAAACGCTTGCAACAGCGGCTGCATCTCAGCCGGAAAGTGGGGGTAATCGAAGCGGCTGTCACCATTGGAGATATCCGCCCAAAAGTCTTGTAAATCAGGCGCATAAAACTTCGCCTTTTCCGGCGGCAAATTAAACGGCGGACTCATGAGAAAGCGCATCATGAACTGTTGGGAGCGATCGCGCATCCACTGCCGCGACGTGATCTGCAAATCGGGCCAGTCAGGGACTGCCTGCACGCGCTGACTCTCAACCGCCAACTGCCACTGTCCCAAGGGTTGCGGCGTCAGAGTCAACAGCCGATAGGGATGCGGATAGCTGACCAACGACCCCGTCGTCACTTCCCACAAGTTCCCCTCTTGCGCAATATCCTGCACGTGCAGATGCCCGGTCAATAGGAGATTGACGTTGCCCTGCCGTAAACGTCGGATGAGCTCGTCACGATTTTGGGTAATGTAGCGCCGTCCCATGGGATGCCGCGATTGGCCGGGCAAATGCTCCAGCACATTGTGATGAATGGTGACCATTACCCAGTCACCCCGCAACCGTTCTAACGTGGCCGACAGCCAATCTAGTTGTTCGGCATCGACAAACCCAGAAAACAGTTGCTGCCCAGTCTCATCAAAGGCGATCGAATTCAGACCGATGAGATGCATTCCCGGCAGCAACTCTTGGTGGTAATAAGGGCGATCGCGGACGTAACCCAAATCGCCATAAATCTGGGGAAAGTCTGTTAAGCCAATCCTGTGCTCATCGCCATCACGGGTAATGATGTCGTGATTGCCCGGCACCACAAAAGCTGGAAAGGGCAGCTGTTTGAGACGATGGACGAGCCATTCATGGTTTTCGCGCTCACCATGCTGGGTCAAATCTCCCGGCAGCAGCAAAAAGTCGAGGGGCTGAGTTTCGAGCGATCGCAAAATCTGCTCCATCGCCGGAATGCTAACTTCCACCAAATGGAAGCGATGGGGCGTGTGCACAATGGTGTGGGGTAACGCGATGTGCGGGTCGCTGATGATGGCAAAACGCAAAGAACGAACCATGATGTTGATATCTTGGCAGAACGCAAAAACTGGCTACAGCCTAGCCCAAAGCCAGCTGCAAACACCTCAACGCCAGGTGATTGTCGGTAAGTCACTGACCTGATTAGACGCTAATTTCCCATGTGCAAAATTTTTGTGTACGGCACCCTCAAACCCGACGAATCGGCCTATGACAAATACTGCGCGCCCTACGTGACGCAGACCGAGGCAGCTTTCATGCAAGGCCAGCTATTCCACTTGCCACAGGGCTATCCGGCGATGACGGCGGGCGATCGCTGGGTCACTGGAGCGTTGCTCACTTTTCACGACGAGTCAGCGATCACTCACATCGACCAGTTCGAAGACTACGATCCCTACCGCCCTGCGGAGAACAATCTTTATCAACGGCTTCTATGCCCAGTTTTTTCCCATACTCAAGAGCCACTAGGCACCGCCTGGGCTTATCTGATGTCGCCACACAAAGTGCAAGCCTTTGGCGGCATCCCTGTAGCAACAGGACTTTGGTCACGCAAACGATTTCCCTCCATCTGAGCCAGGCACATGACACCGGGTATCTCTAAAGAAATAAACCCCATGCGCAAATAAGTCGCCAGATCTGATCGGTTTGAACATTGGCTAATTCCTGAACTCATGTAAGGTGGGTAGGATGCGTTATTTCTAGCCGTATGGTGGATGCACTTTCCTGCTTTAGTTTCTTCGGCAGTTTTTTGGGGGCACTCCCCTTGTCAATCAGTTGGCCTTCGTTTATGGCCGAAGTCAACGAAGCGGAAATTGAACCGTTGGTGTTAGCAGGCGTTCTGCTGAGCCTCATCACTGTTTATCTAGCCGCCAAGGTTGGTGGCGAACTCTGCGCCCGGGTCAACCTACCGCCAGTGTTGGGCGAATTGCTGGGGGGCGTCGTTGTTGGCGTTTCGGCGTTGCATCTCATCGTCTTTCCCGAAGGAGCAGGCGAATCCGGCTCAGTGCTGATGCAGTTGGTGCAAAGCACTAGTGACCTAGAGCCAGAAGGCATCCTGTCCGTCTTTCGTGGCGAGAGCGAGGTTGTCTCGGTGCTCGCTGAACTGGGCGTCATCATTCTGCTGTTTGAGATTGGTCTCGAGTCAGACTTAAAAGAGTTGATTCGGGTGGGGCCACAAGCGGCGGTGGTCGCTGTCATCGGGGTCGTCGTTCCCTTCGCGTTGGGCACCACCGGACTCATTGCGCTATTCAACATTGCCACCGTGCCAGCCGTCTTTGCGGGAGCCGCCCTCACTGCCACCAGTATCGGTATTACCGCTAAAGTACTGGCCGAGATTCAAAAACTCAGCTCTAAAGAAGGTCAAATTATCATCGGTGCCGCCGTTCTGGACGACGTGCTCGGCATCATTGTGCTGGCGGTTGTGGCTAGCCTGGCGAAAACTGGCGAAATCGAAATCACCAACGTCGCTATTTTGATTGTTAGCGCTGCGGTGTTCTTGGTTGGCGCGATCTTTGTTGGTCGGCTGCTCAGCCCTCTATTTGTCGGGTTGGTAGACAAGATGGAAACTCGGGGTGAGCTCATTATTAGTTCCCTGATTTTCGCCTTTGTATTGTCCTACATTGCCGCCACCATCCAGTTAGAAGCGATTCTCGGCGCTTTTGCGGCAGGGTTAATTTTGGCCGAAACACCGAAGCATAAGCAATTAGAGGAGCAAATTGTTCCCATTGCGGATATGCTCGTGCCCGTCTTTTTTGTCACCGTCGGGGCTCGTACCGACGTAAGTGTGCTGAATCCCCTCGATCCGGCTAATCGCGAAGGTCTCATCATCGCGTCGTTCTTAGTCATCGTCGCAATCATCGGTAAGGTCGTGACTGGCTTTGCCGTCTTTGGTCAACCGGGCATTAATCGACTCGCGATCGGCGTGGGTATGGTGCCCCGAGGCGAGGTAGGTTTGGTTTTCGCTGGTGTCGGCTCTGCCAGTGGTGCGCTCTCGGAGTCGTTAGAGGCAGCCATCATCGTGATGGTGATTTTGACCACCTTTGTGGCACCGCCCCTATTGCGCATTGTCTTCAAAGATTCCGATAGTGTGCCGCCGGATGAAGAGGTCCAGGTAGCGACCAGCTCCTCGTCGGAGGAACAGCCGTCAGCCTCCTAAATATAATCGGGTAATCGTCCCACCCCATGCCTCGCATTTCTTCGAAGAGGGTGCATTCCTTTGTTAGGGAGCCCTAGTGATTGCAAGCTAGTACTCAACGGCACAAATAAGCATAGCCATTATGCGGTTAAGGGCTTGCCCGTATAGTTCCATTTGAAAGGCTTGGCCATGGTGTGGTTTGAAAGGCTTGGCCATGGTGCGGTTGAAGTAATCGATGAAGTCGAGAATCTTAGCCTTGAGATGAGCTTGACTGGTAAAACTGGAGCGTCGCAGCAGCTTCCGCATGAGAATGGAGAACCAGATTTCGATTTGATTGAGCCAGGAACAATGCTTCGGCGTGAAATGGACAACCAAACGGTGCTCTGGATTGGTCAAGAAAGCGTTGCGAGTGGCCATCGACTGAAGAATACCGAATTTGCCCTTTTCCCCTAATTGAATGGGCGCGGGTTCCAGGGCGGCGGTCAGCCGCACCAAAGCTTCTGATTGATGGGTATTGAGGCAGTCCATCACCAGATGAATTTTGGGGGCCTCGGCCACTGGGGCGAGCAGGGCTTGGAGATGGGCCTCTAAATCTTTCTCCGTGCGGGTGTCGCCGACGGTCGCCTGGTCAATGCGCCCGGTAGCGACATTCAAGGTGGCAATCAAGGTTTGGGTGCCATGGCGACAGTATTCAAACTCGACTCGCACACAGCGCCCCGGTTTCATCTCAATATCCGGCATCACGCGCTCTAAGGCCTGAATACCCGTCATTTCATCAAGACTATAGGTCACCTCTCCACGTCCAGAGCGCTCGGCGGCCTGTTCGTAGACCTGGCAGATGTCTTCAACTTTCCTGGCAAAGTCTGGGTCCGGGGGGGATGAAGCCAGTAACGACTCTGGTGCGGTTTCAGTTCTGCTTCGGCGAGCAAGCGACCCACATGGCGACCGCTGATACTCTCCACAATGCCTTGTTTGACCAGTTCATCGGCTAACTCTCGGGGTGTCCAATGACTCAGAGGACGTCCATATTGCTCGGGCGGTGCACAAGCTAACGCATACAACTGGGTGATCTGCTCCAAAGTAAACGTCGCGGGGGCACCCGCACGAGGGGCATCAGCCAACCGCTCTGCCACGGGCAGTTCAGATGCCTGTAGCGCCTGCCACCGTCGCCGCCAACAGCGACTCATTTGCTCCCCAATGGCCAACTCCCGCGCAATCTGACCTTGGCTTTCCCCTTCACTGGCACGGAGAATAATTTTGCCGCGCAACGCCAGTTGCTGGGGCGTACTCGGTCGCTTCACCAACTGCTCGAGTTCATGGCGTTCGGTTTCGCTCACAATGAGGGCGGGCAGGGCGCGACCAGGCATCAGACTCAGGCCTCTAAAACTGACTCCTTAAGGGTATCTGCATTTCCGCCATGCGGTACTAGGGCTCCCTATCGTTTGGGTAAGCAACTCAATTCTGCATTCCTCATCAAACCAAAATCGTTTGAATATTCGTCGACTCTCGCCCAGTCTGGTATAGCGATTTGCCTCAGATGGGAGAACAATCACATCGATTAGACAGCCATAATTCACTGTCTCGATTTGCTATGAATTATTTATTTAACACGCCATCCAGCTTTCAAAGAAGTCTGAGCAATTTGTAGAAATAAGTTCCAGTTAGCCTGACTAATCAGCAAGCAATTTAGCCACTAGCGAGGCTTATATTGAATTAAGATAACGGTCACTTAAGCAAGTCCACTGTCTTCGTATTTATACTTGCTTGTTCAATATTTTCACGGAAGTCATCAGGCCCCAACATATGTGAAATTTATACGAAGAAAATGGCTGCGCTCAGGTCTTCATGACTGCTGAATTATACGGAAACCGCTTTGATTTCCTTCAGTAAAATGTCATGATTGCAACGCAGTATTTTCTGGACTCTGATGGTGCATATCTACCAACCAAAGGTGATGTCAGGGTCAGAAAAGACAATAGCCCGTAAATATCTACCCGTGAATGTCTGCAGGATATCTAGAATCGTTCAGCGTGACTTAATCAGTGAATGACTTTCTAGAAAAGGACTCAGTAGTCGAAGTTCGGGACAAATCATTTGACCTCAGTATTATCTCAAATCTAGGCTTTACAGCTGCCTTAGTTTGAGGACATTGCTGACTCTTCTAGCTACGCTCTAGGAGAGTCAGCATGATTTGTTGATCGTTTAGTCAAGAGGCTATGCGAATTCTTCAGCGTGGGCTTTTGTCGCGCAAGCATTTTGCTGGCTATTGCTTCACAGCCGTCTTCGATTACTTTTTACTCGTCTTTTCTGCCCTGGTTTCACCGGTTCATCATCTGAAAACACCTTCAGGGAAAAACCATGAAACTAATCAGCTTAAATGACAACACGGTCAAATTTGGGCCAAGTACCTCAGAGGCAACTTTAAAGAACCTCGGTGCCGCTAGCATCACGTTTGGCAACACCACGATTTATATCGGCACTTTTCAAGAATCGAGTAACAATCAAGACCCTATTGTGACCAGTTTCACCAATGGCAGTCGTGATTGGACTCAGTATTACGACACTTCTGGCATTGACGGTCGGGGCGTGGGCTTGC
Protein-coding regions in this window:
- a CDS encoding transposase, which gives rise to MTYSLDEMTGIQALERVMPDIEMKPGRCVRVEFEYCRHGTQTLIATLNVATGRIDQATVGDTRTEKDLEAHLQALLAPVAEAPKIHLVMDCLNTHQSEALVRLTAALEPAPIQLGEKGKFGILQSMATRNAFLTNPEHRLVVHFTPKHCSWLNQIEIWFSILMRKLLRRSSFTSQAHLKAKILDFIDYFNRTMAKPFKPHHGQAFQMELYGQALNRIMAMLICAVEY
- a CDS encoding helix-turn-helix domain-containing protein, producing MPGRALPALIVSETERHELEQLVKRPSTPQQLALRGKIILRASEGESQGQIARELAIGEQMSRCWRRRWQALQASELPVAERLADAPRAGAPATFTLEQITQLYALACAPPEQYGRPLSHWTPRELADELVKQGIVESISGRHVGRLLAEAELKPHQSRYWLHPPRTQTLPGKLKTSARSTNRPPSALDVER
- a CDS encoding transglutaminase family protein, whose translation is MRYHISHTTHYLYPEPVKLGAHTVRLRPRSDGSQHLQQFAIALSPEPSKRSELLDIAGNTCLRLWFDSEEIKELRIYTQAEVETVRDNPFDYLSEPWAINAPFDYPQAIAAHLTPYLRPALSATFSPGVVDLAQLLLHEVRGNVGLFLSRLTQTIYEEFQYFHRPEGEPLPGGITLQQKSGSCRDFAVLFMEACQAVGLAARFVSGYQEGDEEQQSRELHAWPEIYIPGGGWRGFDPTHGLAVSDRHIALAAAAHPQNAAPVAGILQPGYFGQSTLKYQIQMQRSFR
- a CDS encoding metallophosphoesterase family protein — protein: MVRSLRFAIISDPHIALPHTIVHTPHRFHLVEVSIPAMEQILRSLETQPLDFLLLPGDLTQHGERENHEWLVHRLKQLPFPAFVVPGNHDIITRDGDEHRIGLTDFPQIYGDLGYVRDRPYYHQELLPGMHLIGLNSIAFDETGQQLFSGFVDAEQLDWLSATLERLRGDWVMVTIHHNVLEHLPGQSRHPMGRRYITQNRDELIRRLRQGNVNLLLTGHLHVQDIAQEGNLWEVTTGSLVSYPHPYRLLTLTPQPLGQWQLAVESQRVQAVPDWPDLQITSRQWMRDRSQQFMMRFLMSPPFNLPPEKAKFYAPDLQDFWADISNGDSRFDYPHFPAEMQPLLQAFGAIDEAGNYQPIDNHAILELGQS
- a CDS encoding cation:proton antiporter, encoding MAEVNEAEIEPLVLAGVLLSLITVYLAAKVGGELCARVNLPPVLGELLGGVVVGVSALHLIVFPEGAGESGSVLMQLVQSTSDLEPEGILSVFRGESEVVSVLAELGVIILLFEIGLESDLKELIRVGPQAAVVAVIGVVVPFALGTTGLIALFNIATVPAVFAGAALTATSIGITAKVLAEIQKLSSKEGQIIIGAAVLDDVLGIIVLAVVASLAKTGEIEITNVAILIVSAAVFLVGAIFVGRLLSPLFVGLVDKMETRGELIISSLIFAFVLSYIAATIQLEAILGAFAAGLILAETPKHKQLEEQIVPIADMLVPVFFVTVGARTDVSVLNPLDPANREGLIIASFLVIVAIIGKVVTGFAVFGQPGINRLAIGVGMVPRGEVGLVFAGVGSASGALSESLEAAIIVMVILTTFVAPPLLRIVFKDSDSVPPDEEVQVATSSSSEEQPSAS
- a CDS encoding gamma-glutamylcyclotransferase family protein, encoding MCKIFVYGTLKPDESAYDKYCAPYVTQTEAAFMQGQLFHLPQGYPAMTAGDRWVTGALLTFHDESAITHIDQFEDYDPYRPAENNLYQRLLCPVFSHTQEPLGTAWAYLMSPHKVQAFGGIPVATGLWSRKRFPSI